The Deinococcus reticulitermitis genomic interval CACACCGGCGACCTCGGCGCGCTCGACGAGGACGGGTACCTCACGCTGCACGACCGCTCCAAGGACGTGATCATTTCGGGCGGCTCGAACATCTACCCGCGCGAGGTGGAAGAGGCGCTGCTGCGGCATCCGGGCGTACAGGAGGTCTCGGTGGTGGGCCAGCCCGACCCCGAGTGGGGTGAGATCGTGGTGGCCTTCGTGGTGGCGCCGGGCGTCGGCGCGTCTGAGCTCGATCAGCTTTGCCTGAACCACATCGCGCGTTTCAAGCGGCCCAAGCATTACCACTTCGTGGGCGCCCTGCCCAAGAACAATTACGGCCAGGTCCTCAAAACCGAACTTCGCACCCGCCTGCGCGCACCCAGACCGGAGGAAGCATGACCCCTGACTCGGCCACACCGCCGGCACCAGCCATGGCCCCCTCCGCTCACCACTTTCTCAGCGGCAAGACTGCCCTCGTTACCGGCTCGGTGCAGGGCATCGGGCTCGCCATTGCCGGCGCGCTCGCGGGGCGGGGCGCGAACATCGTGCTGCACGGCCTGACCACTCCTGCCGAGGGCGAGGCGCAGGCCCAGGCGCTCGGTCAGGCCTGGGGGGTGGCGGTCACGTTCATTCCCGGGGACCTGGCCGACCCCGCGCAGGCCCGCGCGGTGTTCGCCGCCGCGCAGGCGCAGGGGGGGTGGATATCCTCGTGAACAACGCCGGCATCCAGCACACCGCGCCGCTCGAAACTTTCGCGCTGGAGCGCTGGGACGCGATTCAGGCGGTCAACCTGCGCGCGCCCTTCTTGCTCACCCAGGCGGCCCTGCCGGGCATGCGGGCGGCAGGCTGGGGGCGCGTCATCAATGTGGCCTCGGTTCACGGCCTGGTCGGATCGGTTCACAAGGCGGCCTACGTCGCCGCCAAACATGGCCTCGTCGGCCTGACCAAAGTGAGTGCTCTGGAAACGGCGACGGACGGCATCACCGTCAATGCGATCTGCCCTGGCTGGACCGAGACCCCGATTCTGGAGCCGCAGATTCAGGCGCGGGGCGAGCAGCTCAGCACGGGGCGGGACGCGGCCATCCGCAGCCTGGTGCTGGAGAAACAGCCCAACGCCACCCTGATGCCGCCGGCCTGGATCGGGGACCTCGCCGCCTTCTTGTGCAGTGAAGCGGGCGCGGGCATCACCGGCGCCGCGCTGCCGATGGACGGAGGCTGGACGGCCCAGTAGGCGGGGGCTGTGACCCGGCTGTAACGGCCCCGCCTAGGGTGAAGACAAATGGACCAACACACAGAGGCGGGGTCGGCAGAGGCGGGGCCGGCGCAGGCGCACTTCGTTCTGCGGCGCGAGGCGGTGATCGGCGGCGTCACTGTTCCGGTGGAACTCGGCGCGCACAGCTGGGGAAGGCTGAGTCCGGCGCGCGACAACGCCGTTCTCGTGTGCCACTACTACACCGGCACCATGCGCGCGGCGGGTGCCGGCCCGGACGGCACCCCCGGCTGGTGGGACGCTTTGATCGGGCCGGGGCGGGCCATCGACACGGAGCGCTATTTCGTCGTGTGCATGAATACGCTCTCCAACGTGCAGGTGCGCGACCCGGACGTGATCAGCACCGGCCCCGACAGCCGGCACCCCGACGGTGAGCCCTGGGGCGAGCGGTTCCCGAAGTGGGATTTCGGCGACCTGCATGCGCTGCAAGTCGAGCTGATGCACGAACTCGGCCTCGCGCGCTGGCACGCGGTGGTCGGCCCGAGCCTGGGCGGTATCCAGGCGCTGCACTGGGCGGCGCGCACCCCGGAGCTCGCGCCGCGCGTGGGGGCCATCGTGACGAGCCCGGCGGCAGGGCCGGTGCTGCGGGACGCCTTTTATCCCCTGCTGCGGGGCGCGGCGGCCTCGGGGGGACTGGAAGAGGCGCTGCGGCTGATCTCGCTGCTGGGCTTCGGCGGCGACGGCCTGGAACTCACCTTCCGGGAGGCGGATTTTTCCGAGTACCTGCGCGGGCGGATGGCGGCGTGCAGCCTGCCGCACCTGCTCGATATCGGGCGCGCGGTGCTGACGCACGACCTCGCGGCGGTGGCGCCGCAGGGTGAGCTTTTCCGGCGCTGGCGCGAGAGCGGTTTGCAGCTCCTGACGGTCAACGCGACGGTGGACCAGTTTTTCCCGGTGGCCGAGATGCGCGCCTTCGCCCGGGACTCGCAGGCGGCGGGCGTGCAGCACACCCACCTGGAGTTTGGTTCGCCGCTCGGGCACCTCGGCTGCCTGCAGGCGGCGCCGGAGCTATGCGCGGGGCTGCGTGAATTGCTCGCGGCGCCGGACGCGCGGCCCCTACCGCCGGAACTGGCTTATCTCCCCGCCCCGGAAAGCGCCTGAACGCTCCCTTATTCCTACGAGGTTTCCCCGCCATGTCTGAACGCACCCCAACCTCTGAACGCACGCTCGTCGCTGTCCACGGCAATTTCGCCTCTGCCCGCTGGTGGGAGGAGCTCCGGCGCGACCCGCCGCGCGGCTGGCGGGTGATCGCGCCGGACCTGCCGGGATTCGCCGGCACAGAGCTGGAAACCGAAGTTTCGATTTCCGCCTACGCCGACTGGCTCGGGCGTTGGCTAGAGGAACGGGGCGTGGCACGGCCCGCGCTGCTCGGTCACTCGCTCGGGGGCGCGGTGGTCCTCGACTTCGCCGCCCGGCACCCGGAGCGCTGTTCGGGGCTGATTCTCGCGGCGAGTGCGCCCCTGGGCGGGCTGGTCACCCCGGAGGAGAATTACCCGGTGCTGGAGATGATGCGCGGCAACCCGGCCCTCTTGGAAATGAGCCTCGGGGCGCTGTTTCCCTCGGCGCGGCCCGCGCCCTTTGCCGGCTACGTCGAGGACGCGGGCCGGATGCACGCCGGACACTACAGCGGCAACGCCCGCGCGCTCGCGGCGTGGCAGGTGGACCCGGCAGCGCTGCGGGGCGTTCCCGTGCTCGTGCTTGGAGGCAGCGAAGACCGCCTGATCACGCCCGACATGGTGCGCGCCCAGGCTGGGGCGCTCGGAACCGAAGCCCACATCTTCGAGGGACGCGGGCACGGCTTTCCGCAGGAGGACCCGCCGGGGTTCCGGGCGGCGTTGGAGGGATTTTTGGCGGCGCTACCCACGAACTGAGGCAGCCTTCGCCCTTGAGGACGTCTCTAGCCGCGCGCTGGGCTTGGGCGCGCCGTCACGCTGATCCTGACCTTCCCCCACAGGCCGGGGGGCCATGAATCACTCTTCCAGCAGCGGCACGTAATCGCGCAGGAAGGTGCCGCCGCGTTCAAAGGGAAGCGACTCGTCGATCAGCGTGGACACTTCGCCGATGCCGAAGGTGAAGTTGGCCGGAGTACGGTCTACCGGACGGTCGGTGATCACCTCGCCGGAGGCGTAGGGGCGGCCATCCTGGTGGGGGTAAGCGGTTTCCGGGGTGCGGAAGTAGCGCAGCGTGAAGGGGGTCTCGGGGAACACGTCCTTGCCGAAGTCGTAGCGCTGCGTGACCACCACCTGCCGGTAGCGGGCCGCCGCCGCGAGCGCACCTTGCCGGGTGGGCAGGAACAGCTCGGGCCGCACCGCCCCCGGCGGGGTGAGGTAAGCCCCTTTGGCGGTGAACTCGCGCATCAGGGCGAGGCGCCGGCGCTGCGCGGCCTGGATGCCCCGCACGTCCTGATCGGCGATCACGCGCCGCAGCTCGGGCCAATCGGCGGAGTAACCGCGCGCGCGCGTGATCTGCACGGCCAGGAACCGCTCCACCGAGTCGGGCATGTCGCCGTAGAGCGACGCGCCGACCACCCGGTCGAGGAAGGCGCGGAACTCGCCCACCCCGAGGCCCCGGTTGCGCGGCTCGGGGGTGGAGAGGCTCCCCGGCACAGCGTCCCCGGTGGCCCCCGGCGCCGCGCGGTAGCCGAGGTAATCCATCTCGCGCCAGCCGCGCCCCTGGCCGAGCTGACGCGGCAGCGCCCAGGTCGAGTCGACGGTGTTGCCGGTGCCCGAGGTGAAGGTCGCGTTCTGGCCCACCTCCGACTGCCGCACGTTGCCCGAGTGACAGGCGACGCACTGCGTGAGTTCGGAAGGGGTCTGGGGGCGCAGTCGGCCCCCCTGGTCCTCGATCCAGCCGCCGAGCAACCAACCGGCGCCGTTCTCGATCCAACCCTGGGTGCGGCTGGCGTAGACGGGGGCCGACTCGTCCTTGAGGGCGAGGCCGAATTCCTCGGGGTACCACTCGCGCTGCTTGTACATCCAGCGCACTTCCTTGACCCGCCGCGCGCGGGTGCCGGGAAAAGGGCTGACGCGCAGGTCGGTGCCGTCGGCCCCCACGTCCACATAATGCAGCGGGTGGGCAAACTCGGTGCCGAGCGGATACTGCCCGCGCACGACGGCCACGCCGCTTGCCGCGCCGAGGTAGGTCCGCTCGCCGCGCAGCCGGTCCTGCACGCTGCGCGCCACCAGGTCGAGGTTGGCGCGGTAGGTTCCCAGGTCGAAGCGTCCCGCGGCGTCCTGCATGAAGCGCGCGGGCAAGCGCATGTAAACGCCCGACACGCTCCCGGCGAGCGGCGTGAAGATGCCGTGGGGCATGAAGTTCACTGCGCGCCAGCCGGTCACCCAGCCCCGCGCGTCCTGGAAGACCCCACGCGCCGGGTCGGTGCTGCGCACGAAGCCGTCGTCCTGGGCGGGCAGGTCGTCCGGCGCGAGGCCGGGGAAAAGCCGAAAGGGGCCGTTTACCCCCGGGTCCCAGTCCTGCGCCTGGCCGGGGCGCTGGGCGTAGGCCGCGCGCCAGTTGTCCTCCCGCACGTAGGCCTCCATGTCCCAGCTTTCGGGCTTCAGGCCGAGGTGCTCGACCACGCGCCGCAGCGCTTCGGGGCGCAGGGTGTTTTCCCAGGGGTTGACACTCGAATTCTGGACCTGCGGGTAGTCGTAGACCCCAAAGGCGTACGCGGCTTGCAAGTTGCCGACATTGGGGTTGTCGCCCGCCTGCGGGTTGTTGTTGCCGAGCTTCAAGCGGGCCACGCCGTCGGTGTGGCAGGTCGCGCAGGCGTTCTGGGTCCCGGAGCTCGTCTCGACGTAGCACTGCGCGGGAATATGGGCATGCGGGTTGGGGAAGGTCGAGCGGCTGAGGTGCTCGCCGCGCAGCGGAGCGCGGGCCGGGGGCGCCGCGCCGGGAGCGCCCTGGGCCAGGGCGGTCAGGAGCACGGTCAGTCCCAGCAGACCCGCGCCGGCGGCCCAGACCCTGACGCCCATGCGGGGGCCGGACCGCCGCTTCACCGCGCCCCTCCCGGCCTATTCCACACCCGGCAGTCCACCGAGATAGCCCACCGAGTTGCTGAGTCTGTAGTTCAAGGTGCCGTACTTGTTGACGCCCCACAGCGCCTTGGCCTTGGCTTCGAGGCGGGCGGTGAGATCCTTGTTCTGGGTGGAGATCCAGTCGCCCTGGTGCTGGTTGTTGCTCATGACGTAGGCGTGGCCGTTGAGGTTGTCCACGACCTGAAGCCCGGTGGCCTCGGCCCCCGCCGCGACGCTCAGGAGGCGGGTGAGTTTTTTCGTGCTCACGTTGTAGGCCCAGACGAAGTTGTTGACGTGCATCCCCGAGTCTTCGCCGATGAAGAGGGTGTGCATCGCCTCGGAAAAGTGCAGGTTGTCGGTGTTGGCAACCGAATCGGGGTCGGAGGTGTTGCCGTCGGCGTCGGCCTTGATCGGCCTCCCGAGCAGCCCCGGCTCGACATAGGTGCGCGTGGCCACGTACTCAGAGTTGATCGCCTGGCCCGCCGCGTCTTTCTGGCCGCCGGACAGCTCGAAGGTGTAGGTTGCGCCCGCCTTGTTCTCGGGGAGGCGCACGTCATCGGCAGGAGCGCCTTCCTCGGCCTTCATCGAGGTCTCGATGCGGCTCATCGCGTAGTACATCTTCTTGTCGCGGTCGCTAAACGCCACGCCCTCGCCTTTGGTGAACTCGGTGGTCGCGCCGAGGTACGCCGCGTAGCGCCGGGTCTCGAAGAAGGCGGCGGCCTGCTCCATGCCGGGCTTGAGCCTGAGCCAGATGGTCTGCGCCGAGCCCGCACGGGTGGGTTTGAAGCCTTCCTTGGCCTCCAGCGAGGTCTCGAAGAGGTCGCCGATGGTGAGGCCCTTGTCCTTGAGCGCCTGGATTTCGGCGTGCGTGCCGTGGCCCAGGCGAATCCACGAGATGTTGGCGGCGCCGCCCGCCTGGTCGCTGACCTGCTGCCACTTGGCGGCGTAGAGGGTGCCGCCGGCACGCGGGTTGTTCTTTTCGTCGCCGACGAACATGAAGAGGCCCGAGTAGGCGCCGTCGTCGCCGTAGACCGCCGTGCGCCCGTCGGCGGCGAAGCGCGCGAGTTCCCAGGTGCCGCGTCCCATCTCGTAGTGCTTGACGACCTCGTGACCGCCGCCGGGTTTGACGATCACCTCCACCGGATAGCCGTAGTCGTAGGGGTTGGCGGCCTTGCTGCCCCGGAAATAGACCTCGTTCATGGCCTTGAGGCCGGCCTGGGTGGTCGTGTGCGCCTTCTCACCCGGCACGTAGTAGAGGTCGTAGTCCTCCTCACCGCCCAGGTGGGTGTTCCAGGGTGTCGGGCCGCCCGCGCAGAAGATCCAGCCGCCACCGACCGGGCTGAAGTCCACGCTCGTCTGACCCCTCAGGCTCAGCTGGCCGTTCGGCGCCTGGGCGAGCCGGCTGACGTTCATGGTCATCGGCATGCGGCTGTACCAGTTCTCGACCTTGTAGGCCTCCTGGCCGTTGGCGAGCAGCCAGTCGTACTCCCAGTGGTTGACGAGGTACGGCTGCCCGCCGAGGCTCAATAGGCTGTTGGCATCGGCAGTTTCGGCAATCACGGGGTCACCGTTCGGGTCCATGATCGGCTTCATGGCCGCGTCGAACAGCTGTCCCGCCGCGTACTTCTTACCCCCGACCTCGGTGGTGAGATCGGTGTTCTTGAAGAGCACGTCGTAGCTGAGCGGGTATTCCGCCGCCGTGCCGTCACGGTAGGTCACGCGCACGGCCGACTTGCTGTAGGTGCTCAGGTACTCCTCGTCGGTCTTGGGGCGCGGCGTGGCGGTAAATTCCACGCTTTTGATCGCCTTGACCGCGTTGGAACGCTGTCCCTGGCCCAGCACAGAGCAGCCGCTGATCATCAGGCCGAGCCCCCCCAGCGCCAGGCCCAGCTCCACGTTCACCCATCGTCTCGACATATTCCGTCCTCCGCCTCGGAACGTAGGCCACCTCCGTCAGACGCCCGTCATCTGACGGAGGGCTACAAGGAGGCGAAGGACCGCGCGACCAGGCCGCTTCTGCGGAGGTTAGCCGGACGGCCAGTGCCCTGCGGCGCCGGCGCGAGCGCGAAGCGCTCCAAGGTCACGCGCATCCGCCGGGCCAGCTGCAGCAGGTCCCCGGCTTCGGCGGGCGGCAACTGCCCTTGCAGCGTCTCTTCCCACAGCGCGAGCCAGCGGTCGAACTGCGCTGAGCAGATGCCGAGGCCCTGATGCGCCGGCCCCGGCTGTCCCCGGTAGGCGCTCGGGCCGTGGGTGACCGCCCGCCAGAAGCCCTCCAGCCGCGCGATGTGCAGCGGCCAGCCGGCCCCGGGAAACGGCCCGATCCGGCGGCGGAAGACCGGTGCAAGGTCCGGGTCGTCCATCACCCGCGCGTAGAACTGCCACAGCACGCGCCGCAGCGCCTCCTCCCCGATGCGGTCGAACAGCGTGGGCTCGCTCCCCGCGAGCTGAAGGGTCGGTCCCGCGACGGTTCCCTGGCTATGTTCTCCACCGTTCATCTGCTCCCCCCGAAAGTGGATAATTAGGTCCACTTTACTTGACGGCCCCCACAGTAGGGGTCTATAAAGTGGATGTCAAGCTCCGGATTTTGGGGGTGACCTGGAGCGCTCACCCGGCGCCCTGATCGGGGCGCGGTGACCCGCAGCGGCCCCTTTCGCCCGTGATTGCCCTCCTTGACCAGCCCGCCCGGATGGGCCTTTGGCGAAGAACTGGATTCCACCATGACTGACCTTGCCGTGTCCTCCCCGTCCCTGGCGCTGCTGCCGGATCTGCGCGCCGACTTTCCCTTCTTTCAGGTGCACCCGGATCTCACCTTTCTCGACTCGGCGGCCTCGACCCAGAAGCCTCAGGCGGTGATCGACGCCCTGACCGACTTCTACACCGGGGAGTACGCCAACATCCACCGGGGGGCCTACCGGCTCTCGGCGCTCGCCACCGACCGCTTCGAGAGGGTGCGCGAGCAATCGGCGCGGTTTTTCGGGGCTCCGGCTGCTGAAGGCGTGATCTTTACCCGCAACGCGACCGAGAGCATCAACCTCGTCGCGCAGACCTGGGGCCGGGCGCACCTGGGGGCGGGCGACGTGATTCTGGTGACTGAGCTCGAGCACCACGCCAACCTCGTGCCGTGGCAGCTGCTCGCGCACAGCTGCGGCGCACGGGTGGTGGCGGCGCGGCTGGGAGAAGGCGGCACGGTCGATCTGGAGGACTACGCGGCCAAGCTCCGCTCGCTCCCGGTGCGGCTCGTCGCGGCGGGGCACGTCAGCAACGTGCTTGGTACCGTGAATCCGGTGCGGCACATGACCGAGCTCGCCCATGAACACGGGGCGGCGGTGCTGCTCGACGGCGCGCAGGCCGCACCCCACCTGCAGGTGAATGTGCAAGAGCTCGGCGCCGACTTTTACGTGCTGAGCAGCCACAAGATGCTCGGCCCGGGCGGGGTGGGGCTGCTGATCGCCCGCCCCGAGCGGCTGCGGGGCCTCCCTCCCTACCAGGGCGGCGGTGGCATGATCGACGAGGTGACGGTGGACGGCTCGACCTACGCGCCGTTGCCGGGGCGCTACGAGGCCGGGACCCCCGCCATCGCCGAGGTGATCGGCTTCGGGGCGGCGCTGGACTACCTGGGGGGCGTGGGTCCCGAACGGGTGGCCGAGCACGAGCAGGCGCTGCTGCGGCTCGCGCTGAGCGAGCTCGAGGGGATGCCGGGGCTCACGCTCTACGGAGCGGGGCTCGCGACCCTGGAGCGTGGCGAGACCGAACGTTGCGGCGTGCTGCCTTTCAATGTCCGGGGCGCGCACCCGCACGACGTGGCGGGCTTTCTCGACGAGGAGGGCGTGTGCGTGCGCGCCGGACACCACTGCGCCCAGCCGCTGATGCGTGCGCTCGGGGCGCCGGGAGCGGGCGGGCTGGCGGGCACGGTGCGCGCGAGCTTCTACCTGTACAACACGCCCGACGACGTGCATACGCTCGTTCGGGCGCTGCGCGGAGTCAGCGAATTTTTCGGTGAGGAGGCGGACACGTGAAACTGGAGCAGCTCTACCGCCAGGTCGTGCTGGAGCGCTCGCGCCGCCCCCGCTTTCAGGGTGAGTTGCCTGGCGTCACCCACCGCGAGGGCGGCTACAACGCGAGTTGCGGCGACCGCCTCGCGCTCCAGCTGCGGGTGGAGGCGGGCCGGGTGGAAGACGTGCGCTTCGTGGCCCAGGGGTGCGCGGTGTCGGTGGCGAGCGCGGACCTGCTCGCGGAGACGGTGCGCGGCAAGACGGTGGCCGAGGCGCTGGCCCTCGAGCAGGCCTTTACCCACATGATCCGCAGCGGTGAGGTCAGCCCGGATCTCGGGGCAGCGGCCGCCCTGCGGGGGGTGCATGACCTGCCCACGCGGGTCAAGTGCGCCACGCTGGCCTGGCAGGCCCTGCGCGCGGCACTCACGCCAACCGAAAAGCCCCCAGCCTGACCTGGGAACGTGGGCGGGTTCCCGGGTCCGGACTCCGGCGACATCCCGCAGCGAGCAGAATCCGGATCAGGCCGCCCGGGTTCGGGCCGGCGCCACGCGTGAGCGGGCGCGCGCCAGTCCACGCAGTTCCTTCGCCCTCGCCTTGCGGCAAAACAGTTCGCCCTCCCACCAGAACACGTCGGCGGCGGCCAGGGTCAGGCGCTGGGGGGCCTGGTTCGGCCGGCCGACCAGCACCTCGTACGCCCCGATCTCGCCGGTCAGGGGATCAGAAATCAGGCCCTCCAGAGAAGCGAGCGGCTCACCCCATTCGGCCTGGAGAACGAAGGCCGCCGCCCGGGTGGACGGCTGGACGTCGACCACGAACGTTTTTCCGCCCTGGCTGTGATCGAGCAGCACGTAGACGCACGCGCCCACCGGAACGGAAAAGCGCCGCAGC includes:
- a CDS encoding alpha/beta fold hydrolase translates to MDQHTEAGSAEAGPAQAHFVLRREAVIGGVTVPVELGAHSWGRLSPARDNAVLVCHYYTGTMRAAGAGPDGTPGWWDALIGPGRAIDTERYFVVCMNTLSNVQVRDPDVISTGPDSRHPDGEPWGERFPKWDFGDLHALQVELMHELGLARWHAVVGPSLGGIQALHWAARTPELAPRVGAIVTSPAAGPVLRDAFYPLLRGAAASGGLEEALRLISLLGFGGDGLELTFREADFSEYLRGRMAACSLPHLLDIGRAVLTHDLAAVAPQGELFRRWRESGLQLLTVNATVDQFFPVAEMRAFARDSQAAGVQHTHLEFGSPLGHLGCLQAAPELCAGLRELLAAPDARPLPPELAYLPAPESA
- a CDS encoding alpha/beta fold hydrolase, translated to MSERTPTSERTLVAVHGNFASARWWEELRRDPPRGWRVIAPDLPGFAGTELETEVSISAYADWLGRWLEERGVARPALLGHSLGGAVVLDFAARHPERCSGLILAASAPLGGLVTPEENYPVLEMMRGNPALLEMSLGALFPSARPAPFAGYVEDAGRMHAGHYSGNARALAAWQVDPAALRGVPVLVLGGSEDRLITPDMVRAQAGALGTEAHIFEGRGHGFPQEDPPGFRAALEGFLAALPTN
- a CDS encoding PhoX family protein — encoded protein: MSRRWVNVELGLALGGLGLMISGCSVLGQGQRSNAVKAIKSVEFTATPRPKTDEEYLSTYSKSAVRVTYRDGTAAEYPLSYDVLFKNTDLTTEVGGKKYAAGQLFDAAMKPIMDPNGDPVIAETADANSLLSLGGQPYLVNHWEYDWLLANGQEAYKVENWYSRMPMTMNVSRLAQAPNGQLSLRGQTSVDFSPVGGGWIFCAGGPTPWNTHLGGEEDYDLYYVPGEKAHTTTQAGLKAMNEVYFRGSKAANPYDYGYPVEVIVKPGGGHEVVKHYEMGRGTWELARFAADGRTAVYGDDGAYSGLFMFVGDEKNNPRAGGTLYAAKWQQVSDQAGGAANISWIRLGHGTHAEIQALKDKGLTIGDLFETSLEAKEGFKPTRAGSAQTIWLRLKPGMEQAAAFFETRRYAAYLGATTEFTKGEGVAFSDRDKKMYYAMSRIETSMKAEEGAPADDVRLPENKAGATYTFELSGGQKDAAGQAINSEYVATRTYVEPGLLGRPIKADADGNTSDPDSVANTDNLHFSEAMHTLFIGEDSGMHVNNFVWAYNVSTKKLTRLLSVAAGAEATGLQVVDNLNGHAYVMSNNQHQGDWISTQNKDLTARLEAKAKALWGVNKYGTLNYRLSNSVGYLGGLPGVE
- a CDS encoding group III truncated hemoglobin, translated to MNGGEHSQGTVAGPTLQLAGSEPTLFDRIGEEALRRVLWQFYARVMDDPDLAPVFRRRIGPFPGAGWPLHIARLEGFWRAVTHGPSAYRGQPGPAHQGLGICSAQFDRWLALWEETLQGQLPPAEAGDLLQLARRMRVTLERFALAPAPQGTGRPANLRRSGLVARSFASL
- a CDS encoding aminotransferase class V-fold PLP-dependent enzyme — its product is MTDLAVSSPSLALLPDLRADFPFFQVHPDLTFLDSAASTQKPQAVIDALTDFYTGEYANIHRGAYRLSALATDRFERVREQSARFFGAPAAEGVIFTRNATESINLVAQTWGRAHLGAGDVILVTELEHHANLVPWQLLAHSCGARVVAARLGEGGTVDLEDYAAKLRSLPVRLVAAGHVSNVLGTVNPVRHMTELAHEHGAAVLLDGAQAAPHLQVNVQELGADFYVLSSHKMLGPGGVGLLIARPERLRGLPPYQGGGGMIDEVTVDGSTYAPLPGRYEAGTPAIAEVIGFGAALDYLGGVGPERVAEHEQALLRLALSELEGMPGLTLYGAGLATLERGETERCGVLPFNVRGAHPHDVAGFLDEEGVCVRAGHHCAQPLMRALGAPGAGGLAGTVRASFYLYNTPDDVHTLVRALRGVSEFFGEEADT
- the sufU gene encoding Fe-S cluster assembly sulfur transfer protein SufU encodes the protein MKLEQLYRQVVLERSRRPRFQGELPGVTHREGGYNASCGDRLALQLRVEAGRVEDVRFVAQGCAVSVASADLLAETVRGKTVAEALALEQAFTHMIRSGEVSPDLGAAAALRGVHDLPTRVKCATLAWQALRAALTPTEKPPA